From a region of the Agrobacterium larrymoorei genome:
- a CDS encoding GNAT family N-acetyltransferase: MLPASSAKRFDDERGGEDYARCLLPVTQVAVVKNEIVGMIANTSGIVTGLYVDHRFRRNRIGSSLLHNACLKGADTLSVVSSNRAAISFYERCGWVRWKKLSGKVCGAEVTEELMVLKHRRQDKWR, translated from the coding sequence GTGTTGCCAGCTTCGAGTGCAAAGAGGTTCGACGATGAGCGAGGTGGAGAAGATTATGCGCGCTGTTTGCTGCCTGTCACCCAAGTCGCAGTGGTCAAAAATGAGATCGTCGGCATGATCGCGAACACCTCTGGCATCGTGACCGGTCTTTATGTTGACCACCGGTTTCGGCGAAATCGGATCGGATCAAGTCTTCTACACAACGCTTGTTTGAAGGGCGCAGACACGCTTAGCGTTGTATCATCGAATCGCGCTGCCATCTCATTTTACGAGCGTTGTGGATGGGTTCGCTGGAAAAAGCTATCTGGCAAAGTCTGTGGAGCCGAAGTGACTGAAGAGTTAATGGTGCTCAAACACCGGAGGCAAGATAAATGGAGATGA